Proteins co-encoded in one Natronorubrum daqingense genomic window:
- a CDS encoding DUF6517 family protein, translating to MNYSRRALLAAGATGGLALTAGCLDFVRGDGPLELSAEQVRPTDDALEETEYDEYEIDEQSMEETVDVGVERDIEATIWSSVYSKEIDYQGIEEEACFFAAVSIPDVSVLGYSLNPIDDMDNDELLEEFMGEVDSEHADFDNVSHADSFSLDILDDSRDVDRFEGETEIAGQQVDVDIGVTSFSHDDDVLVLLSSYPADLEEESEHAETLMESVEHPA from the coding sequence ATGAACTACTCTCGACGAGCACTTCTCGCGGCCGGGGCGACTGGTGGGTTAGCACTCACTGCGGGCTGTCTCGATTTCGTGCGCGGCGACGGACCGCTGGAACTCTCCGCAGAGCAAGTCAGACCGACCGACGACGCACTCGAGGAAACGGAGTACGACGAGTACGAGATCGACGAGCAATCGATGGAGGAAACGGTCGACGTCGGCGTCGAGCGCGATATCGAGGCGACGATTTGGAGTTCGGTCTACTCGAAAGAGATCGATTACCAGGGAATCGAGGAGGAAGCGTGTTTCTTCGCCGCCGTCTCGATTCCGGACGTCTCGGTACTGGGTTACTCGCTCAATCCGATCGATGACATGGACAACGACGAGTTGCTCGAGGAGTTCATGGGCGAGGTCGACAGCGAGCACGCGGATTTCGACAACGTCTCCCACGCGGACTCGTTCTCGCTCGATATCCTCGACGACAGCCGCGACGTCGATCGATTCGAGGGAGAGACCGAAATCGCCGGCCAGCAGGTCGACGTGGACATCGGCGTGACGTCCTTCAGTCACGACGACGACGTGCTCGTCTTGCTCAGCAGCTATCCGGCCGACTTAGAGGAGGAATCGGAGCACGCGGAGACGCTGATGGAGTCGGTCGAACACCCCGCGTAG